The following are encoded together in the Desulfoplanes formicivorans genome:
- the mraZ gene encoding division/cell wall cluster transcriptional repressor MraZ, with the protein MFRGHAHRSQDGKGRLMLPPEFREEALRLSPDGHLMLTNFDGCVAVYPLPEWEEIEKSFATLNMADRKVRNFHRFFISGASEVTLDKQGRILIPPHLRKYAGLKKELVLAGVGRKFEIWDLERFEAQRMEVEQDCDPILDSLAESGFVLRF; encoded by the coding sequence GGCATGCACATAGGTCGCAGGATGGGAAGGGTCGTTTGATGCTTCCTCCCGAATTCCGGGAAGAGGCCTTACGGCTTTCTCCTGACGGCCATTTGATGCTGACCAATTTTGATGGATGCGTCGCTGTTTATCCTTTGCCAGAATGGGAAGAAATTGAAAAAAGTTTTGCCACCCTGAACATGGCCGACCGCAAGGTCCGCAATTTTCATCGTTTTTTTATTTCAGGCGCATCTGAAGTTACTCTCGACAAACAGGGGCGCATACTCATTCCTCCTCATTTGAGAAAGTATGCCGGACTCAAAAAGGAACTGGTCCTTGCCGGGGTTGGGCGCAAATTCGAGATCTGGGATCTTGAACGCTTTGAAGCCCAACGCATGGAAGTAGAACAGGATTGTGATCCTATTCTGGATTCTCTGGCCGAAAGTGGGTTCGTGTTGAGGTTTTGA
- the rsmH gene encoding 16S rRNA (cytosine(1402)-N(4))-methyltransferase RsmH, which produces MVEAAHTSVLGQEVVEWMRPRPGGRYLDGTLGLGGHALRLFDAVEGNIQILGTDKDPEAIAAATSRLHDHADHLFTAHCSFRDFEHPLKELGWQTLDGVLLDLGVSSMQLDQADRGFSFVKDGPLDMRMDKHSGRPSARDLIARLPVQKLREIIGKYGEEPMAGRIAHAIARARESQSIERTLQLADIVAKAYPPKRRALSRNHPATKTFQAIRIAVNHELDDLHFFLERIPDYLAPGGRIVVISFHSLEDRIVKQVFREESKGCVCPRYQPVCVCGHVQRLCVLTKKPLAPSKEEMACNPRSRSAKMRVAQRVSS; this is translated from the coding sequence ATGGTAGAAGCTGCACATACATCGGTTCTGGGCCAGGAGGTCGTCGAGTGGATGCGTCCGCGCCCCGGGGGCAGGTACCTGGACGGCACTCTGGGCCTGGGCGGCCACGCCCTGCGCCTGTTTGATGCAGTTGAAGGCAACATTCAGATCCTGGGGACGGACAAGGATCCCGAAGCCATTGCCGCTGCGACATCAAGGCTGCATGATCATGCGGATCACCTGTTCACGGCCCATTGTTCATTTCGCGATTTTGAACACCCCCTCAAGGAGCTGGGATGGCAAACCCTTGATGGCGTCCTGTTGGATTTGGGGGTTTCATCCATGCAACTGGATCAGGCCGACAGGGGGTTCAGCTTTGTCAAGGACGGTCCTTTGGACATGCGCATGGACAAGCATTCCGGCCGTCCCAGCGCCCGGGATCTTATCGCCAGACTGCCGGTTCAAAAGCTCAGGGAGATTATTGGCAAGTACGGGGAAGAGCCCATGGCCGGAAGAATTGCCCATGCCATTGCCCGGGCGCGTGAATCCCAGAGCATAGAACGGACGCTGCAGCTCGCTGATATTGTGGCCAAGGCCTATCCGCCGAAACGCCGGGCCCTGTCCAGAAATCATCCGGCTACTAAAACCTTTCAGGCTATCAGGATTGCTGTCAATCACGAGCTGGATGATCTGCATTTTTTTCTTGAGCGCATTCCTGACTATCTTGCTCCAGGGGGCCGTATTGTCGTCATCTCCTTCCATTCCCTTGAAGACCGCATCGTCAAGCAGGTTTTTCGGGAAGAGAGCAAGGGATGCGTTTGTCCCCGATACCAGCCTGTTTGTGTTTGCGGTCATGTGCAAAGGCTGTGCGTTCTGACCAAGAAGCCTCTGGCCCCCTCCAAGGAGGAAATGGCGTGTAATCCTCGCAGCCGTAGCGCGAAAATGCGTGTTGCACAGCGTGTATCGTCATAA
- a CDS encoding penicillin-binding transpeptidase domain-containing protein — MARKGRTSSEVWSGRKIVMLAVVFTLGLLAIWCRAYYVQIVSGHALVERAKQQYWASRQLQGERGAIVDRQGRLLAKSVSTYSVFINPAHIRDKRKTVTTLHKIVGGSKKRLNRLVREKSSFVWVARQIGDRQIAQLRKADLPGVYLKKEWMRLYPQGHVAAQLLGFVGIDGKGLEGLERSLDDVLSGSSARQRVQRDAAGAHLYSGRAQNNVDGATVSLTIDSVIQSVAEDALAESVVTFHGKTGVCLVVEVPTGDILAWAHYPFFDPNQYAKSNARVWKNRMCLDLVEPGSTFKPFVVAAALQHSVCTPDSRFFCEQGEWRIGRNRIRDTHAYETLRVDEIMRYSSNIGMSKIGLALGPERLYRQLRRFGFLGTTDVRVPGEAKGLIRPPQTWTKFDLAAASFGQGVAITPLQLARGYLVLANKGKMRPLRIVRGIDKAPSTRQVVRRDVAEAVLRMLRDVVEDDGTGKLARIPGVEVGGKTGTAQKPTPKGGYGDHFLASFVGFIPALEPKYLILVMVDEPHPQHYGGVVSAPVFKKVGMKLLAYRGEAPLQERTMPVAGETVRDVSIKSPVQRGLNREQATDDKVPDLCGAYLRHAVATMARHGVVPQIMGKGTVVRRQQPKPGSSWNQSKAGSWKLWVTTKRSKDPCR; from the coding sequence ATGGCACGCAAAGGGAGGACTTCATCCGAGGTGTGGTCCGGCAGAAAGATCGTCATGCTGGCCGTTGTTTTTACCCTGGGGTTGTTGGCCATTTGGTGCCGGGCATATTATGTTCAGATTGTTTCCGGTCACGCCCTTGTTGAACGAGCCAAGCAGCAGTACTGGGCCTCACGACAGCTGCAGGGAGAACGCGGTGCCATTGTTGATCGTCAGGGGCGGTTACTGGCCAAAAGCGTGTCAACGTATTCGGTGTTCATCAATCCGGCGCATATCAGGGACAAGAGGAAAACCGTCACGACGCTGCACAAGATTGTTGGGGGATCGAAAAAAAGGCTCAACAGGCTTGTTCGGGAAAAAAGTTCTTTTGTCTGGGTCGCCAGGCAGATTGGAGATCGTCAGATTGCGCAGCTTCGCAAGGCAGATCTTCCGGGGGTCTATCTCAAGAAGGAATGGATGCGTCTGTACCCGCAAGGTCATGTGGCCGCACAGCTGCTTGGATTTGTAGGCATTGACGGTAAGGGGCTCGAAGGTCTGGAGCGGTCCCTTGACGATGTTTTAAGCGGATCATCGGCAAGGCAGCGGGTCCAGCGGGATGCTGCCGGGGCTCACTTGTATAGCGGTCGGGCACAAAACAACGTAGATGGTGCGACCGTTTCCCTGACCATTGACAGCGTTATTCAAAGTGTTGCCGAAGATGCCCTGGCAGAATCTGTTGTAACATTTCATGGTAAAACCGGTGTATGTCTCGTTGTGGAGGTACCGACCGGAGATATCCTTGCCTGGGCCCATTATCCGTTTTTTGATCCCAACCAATATGCCAAAAGCAATGCCCGGGTTTGGAAAAATCGCATGTGCCTTGATCTTGTGGAGCCAGGATCAACGTTCAAACCTTTTGTGGTGGCGGCAGCGTTGCAGCATTCGGTTTGTACCCCTGATTCACGTTTTTTTTGCGAGCAGGGCGAATGGCGCATCGGACGCAATCGGATTCGGGATACGCATGCCTATGAAACGTTGCGCGTCGATGAAATTATGCGTTATTCCAGTAACATAGGGATGTCCAAAATTGGCCTTGCTTTGGGACCTGAACGTTTGTACCGCCAACTGCGCCGTTTCGGATTTCTTGGAACCACGGATGTCCGCGTGCCTGGGGAAGCCAAGGGGCTGATTCGTCCTCCCCAGACCTGGACCAAGTTCGATTTGGCGGCGGCATCCTTTGGTCAGGGAGTGGCCATCACTCCTTTGCAACTGGCCAGAGGGTATCTGGTACTGGCCAACAAGGGCAAAATGCGTCCCCTGCGCATAGTCCGGGGAATCGACAAAGCCCCTTCCACCCGGCAGGTCGTGAGAAGGGATGTGGCCGAGGCGGTGCTACGTATGCTTCGGGACGTTGTGGAGGATGACGGAACCGGCAAATTGGCCAGAATTCCCGGCGTGGAAGTCGGCGGCAAGACAGGTACGGCCCAGAAGCCTACACCAAAGGGCGGGTACGGCGATCATTTTTTGGCATCCTTTGTCGGTTTCATCCCGGCTTTGGAGCCCAAATATCTCATTTTGGTCATGGTTGATGAGCCCCATCCCCAGCATTACGGGGGTGTTGTCAGCGCGCCCGTGTTCAAAAAGGTCGGCATGAAGCTGCTTGCCTACCGGGGCGAAGCTCCCCTTCAGGAGAGAACCATGCCGGTGGCCGGAGAGACCGTCAGGGACGTCTCGATCAAGTCGCCTGTTCAAAGGGGCTTGAACAGGGAGCAGGCAACTGACGACAAGGTTCCCGATTTGTGTGGAGCATACTTGAGACATGCAGTTGCAACAATGGCTCGACATGGTGTGGTCCCTCAAATCATGGGAAAAGGAACCGTGGTGCGACGGCAGCAACCCAAGCCCGGATCTTCATGGAACCAGTCCAAGGCTGGATCCTGGAAACTCTGGGTGACAACGAAGAGGTCAAAGGATCCATGTCGATAA
- a CDS encoding UDP-N-acetylmuramoyl-L-alanyl-D-glutamate--2,6-diaminopimelate ligase, protein MSIIFDQARWDELKERVRQGLHVKTHSALVEQGDVFIALPGTRHDGTMYIDQALERGASYIVACNVNRWAHDVSAEFLVHPSPRQALGELAAARFGTGNMHMKIVGITGTNGKTTTSYLIEHLLTSAGKKVGVIGTVNVRWPGHCHDVGMTTPDCWTLHDFLARMREDGVDVVCMEVSSHALDQERVAGITFDVAVFTNLTQDHLDYHHDMESYFLAKARLFQGSQGDEPLGIINVNDPYGKRLQKARSHCMGYGLETGALGNGLGGRLKACTRKGLELVMEYNGEQWFLSSPLVGRHNAMNLLAAQAVGLSLGLPVSAMQDLQSFAGVPGRLQRVVNARGLDIFVDYAHTPDALEKVCQALKGLGFKRLHVVFGCGGDRDHSKRPRMGAAVAATADVAIVTSDNPRHEAPEAIIDQILPGMNGTVATILREVDRRAAISRAIDGMEPGDVLLVAGKGHETYQQIGDTKYPFDDVQVIMELLHAEE, encoded by the coding sequence ATGTCGATAATTTTCGACCAAGCTCGCTGGGATGAGCTCAAGGAGCGGGTCCGGCAGGGACTGCATGTCAAAACCCATTCGGCACTGGTCGAACAGGGAGACGTTTTCATTGCCCTTCCGGGTACACGGCATGACGGAACCATGTATATTGATCAGGCATTGGAACGAGGGGCCTCGTATATCGTTGCCTGCAATGTCAATCGTTGGGCTCACGATGTTTCTGCGGAGTTCCTGGTTCATCCTTCCCCGCGCCAGGCCTTGGGCGAACTGGCGGCTGCCCGTTTCGGCACGGGGAATATGCACATGAAGATAGTCGGGATTACCGGGACCAACGGCAAGACTACTACCAGCTATCTGATCGAACACCTTCTGACATCGGCGGGCAAGAAGGTGGGCGTCATCGGTACGGTCAATGTCCGCTGGCCCGGCCATTGTCACGATGTGGGCATGACCACGCCGGATTGTTGGACCCTCCACGATTTTTTGGCCCGCATGCGTGAAGATGGGGTCGATGTTGTGTGCATGGAGGTTTCCTCTCATGCACTGGATCAGGAACGGGTGGCCGGTATCACCTTTGATGTGGCCGTGTTCACCAATCTGACCCAGGATCATCTGGATTACCATCATGACATGGAATCCTATTTCCTGGCCAAGGCACGGTTGTTTCAGGGATCCCAAGGGGATGAGCCCCTTGGGATTATCAATGTCAATGACCCGTACGGAAAGCGGCTTCAGAAAGCCAGATCCCATTGCATGGGCTATGGTTTGGAAACAGGTGCTTTGGGCAACGGGCTTGGTGGCCGGCTAAAGGCCTGCACGCGCAAGGGCCTGGAACTGGTCATGGAGTATAACGGGGAGCAGTGGTTTTTGTCCTCACCCCTGGTGGGGCGTCACAATGCCATGAACCTGCTGGCTGCCCAGGCCGTGGGACTTTCTTTGGGATTGCCCGTTTCTGCCATGCAGGACCTGCAATCCTTTGCAGGGGTACCGGGACGTCTGCAGCGCGTTGTCAATGCTCGCGGGCTGGATATCTTTGTTGATTACGCCCATACGCCCGACGCGTTGGAAAAGGTCTGTCAGGCCCTGAAAGGCTTGGGGTTCAAGCGACTGCATGTGGTCTTTGGGTGCGGCGGGGATCGTGATCATTCCAAGCGGCCTCGCATGGGGGCGGCCGTGGCGGCCACGGCCGATGTGGCCATCGTCACCTCGGACAATCCCCGGCATGAAGCCCCCGAGGCGATCATTGATCAGATCCTGCCAGGTATGAACGGGACTGTTGCAACCATACTGCGTGAAGTGGACAGGCGGGCTGCCATATCCAGAGCCATTGACGGCATGGAACCAGGCGACGTGCTGCTTGTCGCCGGCAAGGGGCATGAAACCTATCAACAGATTGGCGATACCAAATATCCTTTTGATGACGTTCAGGTCATCATGGAATTATTGCATGCCGAGGAATAA